The Pseudomonas sp. MPC6 nucleotide sequence ATGTCGTGACCTGCCACAACAGGCCTGCACCCTGGCGATCAGCGATATTCTGAAGGCGATTCTCAAGGACTTCGCCACGCGGGATGTGAAGATTCCCGAGTGCGACGCCGACAAACGTCTGGCTCAGGTGCTGGTGGATCAACTGCAACTGGCCCCGGTGCATGAGTGCTATTTGCCCTACGCCAGCAGCCCGGGATTGCTCGGCATTCTGGAAGCCATGCACGCCGAACCTGGAGATCATCGCCCCCTTGCAGACTGGGCCGCGCAAATCCATGTCAGTGAACGCACGCTGGCGCGCCAGTTCGTGCGCGAGTTGGGCATGAGTTTTGGCGAGTGGCGCCAGCGGTTGCGCTTTCTGGCGGCGATTGAAGCGCTGGACAGCCATCGCAGCATCCAGGAAATCGCCTTCGATATGGGCTACAGCACTGGGTCGGCGTTTATCGCGATGTTTCAACGCCAGTCCGGATGCACGCCGGAGCAGTATCGACGCAGCCAGCTGGAGAGCCGATGAAGGTGTAACAGGAGTTGTCTACACTGCAGAGCGAGGCCGCGCCCCTCGCTGCGGCAACAAGGAGAAAACTCCATGAAGATGTTGCATGTCCCTTTGTTGATGATCGGTGTACTGATGTGCGCCCAGAGTTTCGCCGCCACTGACCAACAGAACAAGATGACCACTTGCAACGCCGACGCCACCGCCAAAAGCCTCAAGGGCGATGAACGCAAGGCCTTCATGAGCACCTGCCTCAAAGCGGCGCCGGCAGCGGAGGCCGCCAAACCCATGACTCCCCAGCAACAAAAGATGAAAACCTGCAACGCCGATGCCGCGACTAAAGCCCTCAAGGGTGATGAGCGCAAGGCGTTCATGAGTGACTGTCTGAAGAAAAAATAATCGACTGGGGGCGAGATATTTGCGGTGACTGTACTGGCCCCATCGCGGGCAAGTCCGCTCCCACAGGGGTCTCGAATGTCTGCACATTCTTTGTTCAGCACAGATACCGTGTGGGA carries:
- a CDS encoding PsiF family protein, whose translation is MKMLHVPLLMIGVLMCAQSFAATDQQNKMTTCNADATAKSLKGDERKAFMSTCLKAAPAAEAAKPMTPQQQKMKTCNADAATKALKGDERKAFMSDCLKKK
- a CDS encoding helix-turn-helix transcriptional regulator, which codes for MNSKHIDLLDFSVLPAPVYFRYADFNSHEYASAHRHPWGTLEYSANGVMHMEIGRTRFMSPPQYAVWVPPQVEHSFRSNQPINYRAVCLAPLLCRDLPQQACTLAISDILKAILKDFATRDVKIPECDADKRLAQVLVDQLQLAPVHECYLPYASSPGLLGILEAMHAEPGDHRPLADWAAQIHVSERTLARQFVRELGMSFGEWRQRLRFLAAIEALDSHRSIQEIAFDMGYSTGSAFIAMFQRQSGCTPEQYRRSQLESR